A portion of the Actomonas aquatica genome contains these proteins:
- a CDS encoding 16S rRNA (uracil(1498)-N(3))-methyltransferase: MNIVLFDPSETAPPLPRSDERARHILKVLRRSEGDNFDVGLINGPRGKATLRSITEDALHLDFTWDAPHPPPPATTLVVGLPRPQTARDILRDATTLGVTQIHFVRTARSDINYADSSLWQDEAWRRHLVLGAAQAFDTHLPRVTCAHDLSSALGSIHDATTTLALDNYGAEVAMAEFPLPTSFAHVVLCLGPERGWDDADREVLARFGAVRAHLGTRVLRLETAVVAGLTLLHAARHRVNPLV; the protein is encoded by the coding sequence ATGAACATCGTCCTCTTCGATCCGAGCGAAACCGCCCCACCGCTGCCCCGCAGCGACGAACGCGCCCGGCACATCCTCAAGGTGCTGCGCCGCTCCGAGGGCGACAATTTTGATGTCGGACTCATCAATGGCCCGCGCGGCAAAGCGACGCTGCGCAGCATCACCGAAGACGCCCTGCACCTCGACTTCACCTGGGACGCCCCTCACCCGCCGCCGCCGGCCACCACCCTGGTCGTCGGCCTGCCACGCCCCCAGACCGCCCGCGACATTCTGCGCGACGCCACCACGCTGGGCGTTACCCAGATTCACTTCGTCCGCACTGCTCGCAGCGACATCAACTACGCCGACAGCTCGCTATGGCAGGATGAGGCCTGGCGCCGACACCTCGTGTTGGGTGCCGCGCAGGCCTTCGACACGCACCTGCCTCGCGTGACCTGCGCACATGACCTTTCGTCCGCGCTGGGTTCGATCCACGACGCCACCACCACACTCGCGCTCGACAACTACGGTGCGGAGGTCGCGATGGCCGAATTTCCGCTGCCCACGTCCTTCGCCCACGTCGTGCTCTGCCTCGGCCCCGAGCGTGGCTGGGACGACGCCGACCGCGAGGTGTTGGCCCGCTTTGGCGCCGTTCGTGCCCACCTCGGCACCCGCGTGCTCCGCTTGGAGACGGCAGTGGTTGCGGGTCTGACGCTGCTGCACGCCGCCCGCCACCGGGTTAATCCGCTCGTTTAA
- a CDS encoding RsmD family RNA methyltransferase — MRISGGVAKGISLQVPKGDAVRPATDGMRQALFSSVGELVVGARFLDLFAGSGAYGLEALSRGAAGGAWVEQHRRTVDLLKLNVAAVCRSVGRSPQADLQVMAADATTVPWPEGWAPPDLVFVDPPYPIIEAVWPKVFAQIEERWSGAEAPWVLFELPGGTEIEPAGWTCVRRVGRGKRQQPTVAIFKRAD; from the coding sequence ATGCGTATAAGCGGCGGTGTGGCCAAAGGTATCAGCTTGCAGGTTCCCAAAGGGGACGCGGTGCGGCCGGCGACTGATGGCATGCGGCAGGCGTTGTTTTCGAGCGTGGGGGAGTTGGTGGTTGGCGCGCGCTTTCTGGATCTCTTCGCCGGCAGTGGCGCTTACGGCTTGGAAGCGCTGAGTCGGGGGGCCGCCGGTGGCGCCTGGGTCGAGCAACACCGGCGCACGGTCGACCTGCTCAAGCTGAACGTGGCGGCGGTGTGCCGCAGCGTGGGCCGGTCGCCGCAGGCGGATTTGCAGGTGATGGCGGCGGATGCCACGACGGTCCCGTGGCCGGAAGGGTGGGCGCCGCCGGACTTGGTGTTTGTGGATCCGCCATACCCGATCATCGAGGCCGTGTGGCCCAAAGTTTTCGCGCAGATCGAAGAGCGTTGGTCGGGCGCGGAGGCACCCTGGGTGCTCTTTGAGTTGCCGGGGGGCACGGAGATCGAGCCGGCGGGCTGGACCTGCGTGCGGCGGGTGGGGCGGGGGAAGCGGCAGCAGCCTACCGTCGCGATTTTTAAACGAGCGGATTAA
- a CDS encoding MBL fold metallo-hydrolase, with translation MPTRRFTRRRFLRNVAIVGGTALTGFVGYRQLMASPARFPVSDHCDGRRFFNPRFHENRNWFDVLRWKFTSKGTKWPEEIDAPPQQPPPAPTDGTLTATWINHATVLLQTRHGNILTDPVYSERCSPVSFAGPKRVHPPGVKWEDLPPIDLILLSHDHYDHCDAATLARFAAQPKPPLVITPLGNGALLRDFGFAADRIVELDWWEAHEISHGFHVRATPARHWSNRVTGGRNHRLWSGFFIQAGGRTVYYTGDTAWDEHMFGDVRERCGPPDLALIPIGAYEPRWFMAAQHCNPEEALRIHRTVGAGKSLGVHWGTFQLTDEGIDAPVKALAAARREIGVPEDLFRTLEPGGSLRV, from the coding sequence ATGCCAACTCGACGCTTCACCCGCCGCCGTTTCCTGCGCAACGTCGCGATTGTCGGCGGAACCGCGCTCACCGGTTTTGTTGGCTATCGGCAACTTATGGCTTCCCCCGCCCGCTTCCCCGTTTCCGACCACTGCGACGGTCGACGCTTTTTCAACCCCCGGTTTCACGAGAACCGCAACTGGTTCGACGTGCTCCGGTGGAAGTTCACCAGCAAGGGCACCAAGTGGCCGGAGGAAATCGACGCTCCGCCCCAGCAACCACCGCCCGCGCCGACCGATGGCACCCTCACCGCCACTTGGATCAACCACGCGACCGTGCTGCTGCAGACCCGTCACGGCAACATCCTCACCGACCCCGTTTACAGCGAACGCTGCAGCCCCGTCTCCTTCGCCGGCCCCAAGCGCGTGCACCCGCCCGGCGTGAAATGGGAGGATCTGCCCCCCATCGATCTGATCCTGCTTAGTCACGATCACTACGATCACTGCGACGCCGCCACCCTCGCCCGCTTCGCCGCTCAACCCAAACCGCCGCTGGTCATCACCCCGCTGGGCAACGGTGCCCTGCTGCGCGACTTCGGCTTCGCGGCCGACCGCATCGTCGAACTCGACTGGTGGGAGGCACACGAGATCTCGCACGGTTTCCATGTGCGCGCCACGCCGGCCCGTCATTGGAGCAACCGCGTGACTGGCGGACGCAACCACCGCCTCTGGTCGGGCTTCTTCATCCAAGCCGGCGGTCGCACCGTCTACTACACCGGCGATACCGCTTGGGATGAGCACATGTTCGGCGACGTGCGCGAACGCTGCGGTCCGCCCGATCTGGCCCTCATTCCGATCGGCGCCTACGAACCGCGCTGGTTCATGGCGGCGCAACACTGCAACCCCGAGGAAGCCTTGCGCATCCATCGCACCGTCGGTGCCGGCAAAAGCCTCGGCGTGCACTGGGGCACCTTTCAACTGACCGACGAAGGCATCGATGCCCCGGTTAAGGCGCTCGCCGCTGCCCGGCGCGAAATCGGCGTGCCCGAGGACCTCTTCCGCACCCTCGAACCGGGCGGCTCCCTGCGGGTCTGA
- a CDS encoding MlaE family ABC transporter permease: MTRFHNFFDAFGSGVLMTWRAFVSLPSAPRILKRTAEQGYLAGYTSLPIVSVLCFFIGAVLALQAGISFRDFGAKELIGALVGASMARELGPVMVAILLAGRVGSATTAELASMRVNSEIDALVTMNIPPERLLVLPRLLAVLLIMPVLTILANLIGWFGGAVVCEYVSFIGISGDQFFRALQEFLTVDDILDGIIKAEIFGFVITIIACNTGLRTRGGPREIGLAVTKSVVLSLVAILTLDYFITKVLA, encoded by the coding sequence ATGACGCGCTTCCATAATTTCTTCGACGCATTCGGCAGCGGCGTGCTCATGACCTGGCGCGCCTTCGTCTCGCTGCCGTCCGCGCCGCGCATCCTCAAGCGCACCGCCGAACAGGGTTACCTCGCCGGCTACACGTCCCTGCCGATCGTGAGCGTGCTGTGTTTCTTCATCGGCGCGGTGCTCGCGCTCCAGGCCGGCATCAGCTTCCGCGACTTCGGCGCCAAGGAACTCATCGGTGCCCTCGTCGGCGCCTCCATGGCCCGTGAACTGGGTCCGGTCATGGTCGCCATTCTGCTTGCCGGTCGCGTGGGCAGCGCCACCACCGCCGAATTGGCGTCCATGCGCGTCAACTCCGAGATCGACGCCCTGGTCACCATGAACATCCCGCCCGAGCGCCTGCTGGTGCTGCCCCGCTTGCTGGCGGTGCTGCTCATCATGCCAGTGCTCACCATTCTCGCCAATCTCATCGGCTGGTTCGGCGGCGCGGTCGTCTGCGAATACGTGAGCTTCATCGGTATCTCCGGCGACCAGTTCTTCCGCGCTCTGCAGGAATTTCTCACCGTCGACGACATTCTCGATGGCATCATCAAAGCCGAGATCTTCGGTTTCGTGATCACCATCATCGCCTGCAACACCGGCCTGCGCACCCGCGGTGGTCCGCGCGAAATCGGCCTCGCCGTCACCAAGTCCGTGGTGCTCTCCCTCGTGGCGATCCTCACCCTCGACTACTTCATCACCAAGGTCCTCGCCTGA
- a CDS encoding ABC transporter ATP-binding protein, protein MPLTRSPFPERDDRKPVTVHIDSVAKRYGNQQVLEDISFTVEPGEIFVIMGPSGSGKSVLLRHIAGLEIPTAGKIDINGHNPIDPETRNRYALALVFQSGALLNSLSVYDNLALYPLEHALCSKKSIRDRVMRALRILSIEHAAHKMPSELSGGMRKRVAIARALVMEPQVLLYDEPTSELDPIMSATIAEIIGTLREEYAVTSIVVSHDRDLSLTIADRVALLHHGRTAIVAPPDELRASTDPIVTEFLNPRIDVRNPRFKSLEASS, encoded by the coding sequence ATGCCTCTGACCCGATCCCCTTTCCCCGAGCGCGACGACCGCAAACCCGTCACTGTCCACATCGACAGTGTCGCCAAGCGCTACGGCAATCAGCAGGTCCTCGAAGACATTTCCTTCACCGTCGAACCCGGTGAGATCTTCGTCATCATGGGCCCCAGCGGTTCCGGCAAGAGCGTGCTCCTGCGCCATATCGCCGGTCTCGAGATACCAACGGCCGGCAAGATCGACATCAACGGACACAACCCCATCGATCCGGAAACGCGCAACCGCTACGCCCTCGCCTTGGTGTTCCAGTCCGGCGCGCTGCTCAACTCCCTCTCCGTCTACGACAACCTCGCGCTCTACCCGCTCGAACACGCGCTCTGTTCCAAAAAGAGCATCCGCGACCGGGTCATGCGCGCCCTGCGCATCCTCTCCATCGAGCACGCCGCCCACAAGATGCCGTCCGAACTCTCCGGTGGTATGCGTAAACGCGTCGCCATCGCCCGTGCGCTGGTGATGGAGCCGCAGGTCCTGCTCTACGACGAACCCACCTCGGAGCTCGATCCGATCATGTCGGCCACCATCGCCGAAATCATCGGCACGTTGCGGGAGGAGTATGCCGTCACCTCGATCGTCGTGTCCCACGATCGCGACCTGTCCCTCACCATCGCCGACCGCGTCGCCCTGCTCCATCACGGCCGCACCGCCATCGTGGCCCCGCCCGATGAGCTGCGCGCATCGACCGATCCCATCGTCACCGAATTTCTCAATCCGCGCATCGATGTGCGCAATCCCCGCTTCAAATCCCTGGAGGCCTCATCATGA
- a CDS encoding MlaD family protein translates to MNNAQMSARVGLFFLLGLALIWVTFESLSGNALDEDKSYELTARFATIKELKAGDEVRMAGVAVGMVRKTQLNGRFAEAVLQIQDNIVVPADSVATIAMSGLLGSNYVSLTLGAGEAAPLDPGSVLRSQDTPDLNTVVSQIGEVGRKVEEALSNFSGSLGGGGEGGGVMGKLNTMVDENSSRISTITTNLEVVSQRLRDGEGTLGKLLSDEQGYTELIAAIEEIRGAATEARTFMSDAQGLVAQVKEGNGTLGALLYDDSIAEDIRLSAANLRELSTKLNSGEGTLGRLINDDSLFLEAQSAVQKVNRAVDGMADQGPITAVGVAANSLF, encoded by the coding sequence ATGAACAACGCCCAAATGTCAGCCCGCGTCGGGCTTTTCTTCCTGCTTGGACTCGCCCTCATCTGGGTGACCTTTGAGTCCCTGTCCGGCAACGCCCTCGACGAGGACAAGTCCTACGAACTCACCGCCCGCTTCGCCACCATCAAGGAGCTCAAAGCCGGCGACGAAGTGCGCATGGCCGGTGTCGCCGTCGGCATGGTGCGCAAGACCCAGCTCAACGGCCGCTTCGCCGAGGCCGTGCTGCAGATCCAGGACAACATCGTCGTGCCCGCCGACTCCGTGGCCACCATCGCCATGTCGGGTCTGCTCGGCAGCAACTACGTGTCCCTCACCCTCGGCGCTGGCGAAGCCGCCCCGCTCGACCCGGGCAGCGTCCTGCGCTCTCAAGACACCCCCGACCTCAACACCGTCGTTTCCCAAATCGGCGAAGTCGGTCGCAAGGTCGAGGAAGCCCTCAGCAACTTCTCCGGCTCCCTCGGCGGCGGCGGCGAAGGCGGCGGCGTCATGGGCAAGCTCAACACCATGGTCGACGAGAACAGCTCCCGCATCAGCACCATCACCACCAACCTCGAGGTCGTCTCCCAACGCCTGCGCGACGGTGAGGGCACGCTGGGCAAACTCCTCTCCGACGAACAGGGCTACACCGAACTCATCGCCGCGATCGAAGAGATCCGCGGCGCCGCCACCGAAGCCCGCACCTTCATGAGCGACGCCCAAGGCCTCGTCGCCCAAGTCAAGGAAGGCAACGGCACGCTCGGTGCCTTGCTCTACGACGACAGCATCGCCGAAGACATCCGCCTCTCCGCCGCCAACCTCCGCGAGCTCTCCACCAAACTGAACAGCGGTGAAGGCACTCTCGGCCGCCTGATCAACGACGACAGCCTCTTCCTCGAAGCGCAGAGCGCCGTGCAGAAGGTGAATCGTGCGGTCGACGGCATGGCCGACCAAGGACCCATCACCGCCGTCGGCGTCGCCGCCAACTCGCTGTTCTGA
- a CDS encoding argininosuccinate synthase, translating to MKIVLAYSGGLDTSVIVKWLKETYGAEIVTFAADVGQEEELKGLSAKARKTGASKHYTLNLVEEFARDYIYPMIRANAIYEGQYYLGTSIARPLIAKAQVEIARKENADTVAHGATGKGNDQCRFELTYMALAPDLTIIAPWKMDNYREAFPGRTEMINYCRDHKIPVEASAKKPYSMDRNLLHISYEAGILEDPWFDPTTKKNKDMYKLSVDPEDAPNKPEYVELEFVNGDCVAVNGKKMTPGKVLKTLNALGGKHGVGRVDIVENRFVGMKSRGVYETPGGTILMHGHRQVESLTMDRDLMHLRDSLIPKYAELVYNGFWFAPEREALQALVDKSQEFVTGTARLKLYKGSITTVGRKSKYSLYDENIASMEGVQSWYNQNDATGFIRLNGLRLRARALAQKGPKTD from the coding sequence ATGAAAATTGTCCTCGCATACTCTGGTGGCCTCGACACCTCGGTCATCGTCAAATGGCTCAAGGAAACTTACGGAGCCGAAATCGTAACCTTCGCCGCCGACGTCGGCCAAGAGGAAGAGCTCAAGGGCTTGAGCGCCAAGGCGCGCAAGACCGGCGCTTCCAAGCACTACACTCTCAATCTGGTCGAGGAGTTTGCCCGCGACTACATCTACCCGATGATTCGCGCCAACGCGATTTACGAGGGCCAGTATTACCTGGGCACTTCGATCGCCCGCCCGCTCATCGCCAAGGCGCAGGTCGAAATCGCCCGTAAGGAAAATGCGGATACGGTCGCGCACGGCGCCACCGGCAAGGGCAACGACCAGTGCCGCTTCGAGCTCACCTACATGGCACTCGCGCCCGATCTCACGATCATCGCGCCGTGGAAGATGGACAACTACCGCGAGGCCTTCCCGGGCCGCACGGAGATGATCAACTACTGCCGCGATCATAAGATCCCCGTCGAAGCTTCCGCCAAGAAGCCCTACTCGATGGACCGCAACCTTCTGCACATTTCCTATGAGGCCGGCATCCTGGAGGATCCGTGGTTCGACCCGACCACCAAGAAGAACAAGGATATGTATAAGCTCTCGGTCGACCCCGAGGACGCGCCGAACAAGCCGGAGTATGTCGAACTCGAGTTTGTGAATGGCGACTGTGTTGCCGTGAATGGCAAGAAGATGACCCCGGGCAAGGTGCTCAAGACCCTCAATGCCCTGGGCGGCAAGCACGGTGTCGGTCGCGTCGACATCGTGGAAAACCGTTTCGTGGGCATGAAGTCCCGCGGTGTCTATGAGACCCCGGGCGGCACGATCCTCATGCATGGCCACCGTCAGGTGGAGTCGCTCACCATGGACCGCGACCTCATGCACCTGCGCGACAGCCTCATCCCCAAGTATGCCGAGCTCGTTTACAACGGCTTCTGGTTCGCGCCCGAGCGCGAGGCGCTGCAGGCCCTCGTCGACAAGAGCCAGGAGTTTGTGACCGGCACCGCCCGTCTCAAACTCTACAAGGGCAGCATCACCACGGTCGGTCGCAAATCGAAGTATTCCCTCTACGACGAGAACATCGCGTCGATGGAAGGCGTGCAGAGCTGGTATAACCAGAACGACGCCACGGGCTTCATCCGTCTCAACGGTCTGCGTCTCCGCGCCCGCGCTCTCGCGCAAAAGGGACCGAAGACCGACTAA
- a CDS encoding type II secretion system protein, with protein sequence MPPFNSTRFAQPKLQRGFTLVEIMIVVVIIGLLAALAIPAFSRVKQKARINTFINDLRIGKDAFETYSLEVGAWPPDGISGIPPEMSEYMNLTRWAGTSSLGGNWDWDLDQFGYRAGLSILSPNVDDIVMTEVDKAIDDGDLTGGSFRRRDGGFIMILEF encoded by the coding sequence ATGCCTCCCTTTAACTCAACCCGGTTCGCGCAGCCTAAGCTACAACGAGGCTTCACGCTGGTCGAAATCATGATCGTAGTGGTCATCATCGGCCTGCTGGCCGCGCTGGCGATTCCGGCCTTTTCCCGAGTAAAGCAGAAGGCCCGCATCAACACCTTCATCAACGACCTGCGGATCGGGAAGGATGCGTTCGAAACCTATTCACTCGAAGTCGGCGCATGGCCGCCCGACGGAATCAGCGGGATTCCACCGGAGATGTCCGAGTATATGAACCTCACCCGTTGGGCCGGCACGTCGTCGCTGGGCGGGAATTGGGACTGGGACTTGGACCAGTTTGGCTACCGCGCCGGCTTGTCCATTCTCTCGCCGAACGTGGACGACATCGTAATGACCGAAGTCGACAAGGCCATCGATGACGGCGACCTCACCGGCGGTTCGTTCCGTCGACGTGACGGCGGGTTCATCATGATCCTGGAATTCTGA
- the argF gene encoding ornithine carbamoyltransferase, translating into MKHFLKETDLKPHEAAEVFALARDLKAKRGRHTPPVLAGQTWALIFSKSSTRTRVSFEVGIHELGGNPLFLNRNDIQLGRGETIEDTAKVLSRFVHGLIVRTYDHGDVERLAACGTVPVINALTDFLHPCQIYTDAFTMAERWAEPGGDLFASLKGRKIAFLGDTACNMANSWILGAGMFGMHCALAGPPEFEPTADIKLLAEKEGFSDCYSFTTDPFEAVKDADVVYTDVWVSMGKEEETKARVVQMTPYQVTEDLFAAAKPDAYFMHCLPAHADEEVTQGVLDNPRCIIFDQAENRLHTQKAIMAVLAQRPRA; encoded by the coding sequence ATGAAGCACTTCCTCAAAGAAACCGACCTGAAGCCCCATGAAGCGGCCGAGGTGTTCGCGTTGGCCCGCGACCTCAAAGCCAAGCGCGGTCGCCATACTCCGCCGGTGCTGGCGGGGCAGACTTGGGCGCTCATTTTTTCGAAGTCCAGCACGCGCACCCGCGTTTCGTTTGAGGTGGGCATCCATGAGCTGGGCGGCAACCCGCTCTTTCTCAATCGTAACGACATCCAGCTTGGTCGCGGTGAAACCATCGAGGACACCGCCAAAGTGCTGTCGCGTTTTGTGCATGGTCTGATCGTGCGCACCTACGACCACGGTGATGTCGAACGCCTGGCGGCCTGTGGCACCGTGCCGGTCATCAATGCGCTTACCGATTTTCTCCACCCCTGCCAAATCTACACCGACGCCTTCACCATGGCGGAGCGTTGGGCAGAACCGGGCGGCGATCTCTTCGCCTCGCTGAAAGGGCGCAAGATTGCCTTCCTTGGTGATACTGCCTGCAACATGGCCAACTCGTGGATCCTCGGCGCCGGCATGTTCGGCATGCATTGCGCGCTGGCCGGACCGCCGGAGTTTGAGCCGACGGCGGACATCAAGTTACTGGCCGAGAAGGAAGGTTTCTCCGACTGCTACTCCTTCACCACCGATCCGTTTGAAGCGGTGAAGGATGCCGATGTGGTCTACACCGATGTGTGGGTGAGCATGGGCAAGGAAGAGGAAACCAAGGCCCGCGTCGTGCAGATGACGCCCTACCAGGTGACCGAAGACCTTTTCGCTGCCGCCAAGCCCGACGCCTACTTCATGCACTGCCTGCCGGCGCACGCCGACGAGGAAGTGACTCAGGGTGTGTTGGACAACCCGCGGTGCATCATCTTCGACCAAGCCGAGAATCGTCTGCATACGCAAAAGGCGATCATGGCGGTGTTGGCGCAGCGTCCCCGCGCCTGA
- a CDS encoding aspartate aminotransferase family protein, producing the protein MSAEITRTSTAEHYDSYVVQNYGRAPLTLVRGAGSKVWDDAGREYLDFTSGIAVSALGHCHPHWVSTVQRQAGELIHTSNLFRNPNQGELARRLVQRAGPGRVFFCNSGAEANEGLLKLARLHGMRKAGGVEGKCYKVICAEKAFHGRTFGGMSATPQEKIQGGFRPLVPGFAFGKLNDLQSFADLIDEDTAAIFIETIQGEGGVNPATPEFLRGLRKLCSEHNLLLLLDEVQCGIGRTGKFYAFEHADVRPDAIGMAKGLGGGFPIGAIWIGEGSADLFKPGSHGTTFGGTPLACAAALAVLDIIEREKLLEHVEAVSAAWHQRLLGLVGKYPQHLSGVRGLGFMVGLQMVDDAAGWVGKLRDAGLLVPMAGGNVVRLLPPLNATTAELEKAVMILDQVLGAST; encoded by the coding sequence ATGTCCGCTGAGATCACCCGCACCTCCACCGCCGAGCATTATGATTCGTATGTTGTGCAAAACTACGGTCGCGCCCCGCTCACGCTGGTCCGAGGCGCGGGCAGCAAGGTGTGGGACGACGCCGGGCGCGAGTATCTCGACTTCACCTCCGGCATCGCGGTCAGCGCGCTGGGTCACTGCCATCCGCATTGGGTGAGCACCGTGCAGCGGCAGGCGGGTGAGCTCATTCACACCAGCAACCTGTTCCGTAACCCGAACCAAGGTGAGCTGGCGCGGCGCTTGGTGCAGCGGGCCGGCCCGGGCCGGGTGTTTTTCTGCAACAGTGGTGCCGAGGCCAACGAAGGTCTGCTCAAACTGGCGCGCTTGCACGGCATGCGCAAAGCGGGTGGCGTGGAAGGGAAGTGCTACAAAGTGATCTGCGCCGAAAAGGCGTTTCACGGCCGCACCTTTGGCGGCATGAGCGCGACGCCGCAGGAGAAGATCCAAGGTGGCTTCCGTCCCTTGGTGCCGGGTTTTGCGTTCGGCAAACTCAACGATCTGCAGAGCTTCGCCGACCTCATCGACGAAGACACGGCGGCCATTTTTATCGAAACGATTCAGGGCGAAGGCGGCGTGAACCCCGCGACGCCGGAGTTCCTGCGGGGACTGCGCAAGCTCTGCTCGGAGCACAATCTCCTGCTCCTCCTCGACGAGGTGCAGTGCGGCATTGGTCGGACGGGTAAGTTTTACGCGTTCGAACACGCCGACGTGCGTCCCGATGCGATCGGTATGGCCAAGGGGTTGGGCGGCGGTTTCCCGATCGGAGCCATTTGGATCGGCGAAGGTTCGGCTGATCTCTTCAAACCCGGTTCGCACGGCACCACGTTTGGCGGCACGCCCTTGGCCTGTGCGGCGGCCCTCGCGGTGCTCGATATCATCGAGCGCGAAAAGCTACTCGAACACGTCGAGGCGGTGAGTGCGGCGTGGCATCAGCGCTTGCTGGGTCTCGTCGGCAAATACCCGCAGCACCTGAGTGGCGTGCGTGGCCTCGGCTTTATGGTCGGCCTGCAGATGGTCGACGATGCCGCCGGCTGGGTCGGCAAACTGCGTGACGCCGGGCTGCTTGTGCCCATGGCCGGCGGCAACGTGGTGCGCCTGTTGCCGCCGCTCAATGCGACCACCGCCGAGCTCGAAAAGGCCGTCATGATTCTTGATCAAGTGCTCGGTGCATCCACCTAA